One genomic window of uncultured delta proteobacterium includes the following:
- a CDS encoding hypothetical protein (Evidence 5 : No homology to any previously reported sequences) — translation MSGWPCSPGRGRSVKPTWKARCGRNAGGSLRLLPSRRRPNPNANGFWTPWTRTTGISAGPPPAWACTGRHCNAKSARWASTCTGRRCDSQGEQPARNPAPVTQAGEGNLQPGPHALRQRGMVRTSGNRAQLHAGLRLAVVVAAHGGDKPVPGGDGSIIPGVFHRVVAAPDLYPFHTACRHVLKQGLVPPDRDGGVRDDAEPAVLPDKAVRLFKADVPDRAVSRLAGAAVIPVKIDEGAVAARAAGQVSPDERVICVARVRQEGFRDHFRRYQADKGGGGKGLHFFLVKGDAEFLDFAHPQGAGFPFLAVEVRFDFSHRGVKARKAIAEQVHGNALAVAVQFHAGQNRQPEFPPPGRGFRHPPDRVVVREGGDAHPGGAAPVHEFRRGKLPVRAVEGVHVQVYFHVVHGDRSYGGCEPPENHAAYPLMRGGGADSLCAGSRKKATGPGKAGGIKTLRALCGAAGGAAHKRTGPGLASRPGGWMFASLRITRRCR, via the coding sequence TTGAGCGGCTGGCCTTGCTCGCCCGGACGGGGCCGATCCGTGAAGCCCACCTGGAAAGCGCGCTGCGGCCGGAACGCCGGCGGCTCGTTGCGGCTTCTCCCGTCCCGTCGCCGGCCGAACCCGAACGCCAACGGATTCTGGACTCCCTGGACAAGAACAACGGGCATATCGGCAGGGCCGCCGCCAGCCTGGGCATGCACCGGACGACACTGCAACGCAAAATCCGCGCGCTGGGCATCAACCTGCACCGGACGGCGGTGTGACTCTCAGGGAGAACAGCCTGCGCGGAACCCGGCGCCGGTGACCCAGGCCGGGGAAGGCAATTTACAACCAGGCCCGCACGCTCTCCGACAACGCGGCATGGTCCGGACTTCCGGAAACCGCGCCCAGCTTCACGCCGGGCTTCGTCTTGCCGTGGTAGTCGCTGCCCACGGTGGGGATAAGCCCGTGCCGGGCGGCGACGGCAGCATAATACCCGGCGTCTTCCACCGAGTGGTAGCCGCACCAGACCTCTATCCCTTCCACACCGCATGCCGCCATGTACTGAAACAGGGCCTCGTCCCGCCCGACCGTGACGGCGGGGTGCGCGATGACGCTGAACCCGCCGTGCTCCCGGATAAGGCCGTTCGCCTCTTCAAAGCCGATGTACCGGATCGGGCAGTAAGCCGCCTTGCCGGGGCCGCAGTGATCCCAGTAAAAATTGACGAAGGGGCTGTCGCTGCGCGGGCCGCCGGGCAGGTATCGCCGGACGAGAGGGTTATTTGCGTTGCGCGGGTCCGCCAGGAAGGTTTCCGCGATCATTTCCGGCGTTATCAGGCCGACAAAGGAGGCGGCGGCAAGGGCCTCCACTTTTTCCTCGTCAAAGGCGATGCCGAGTTCCTTGACTTTGCGCATCCGCAGGGCGCCGGCTTCCCGTTCTTGGCGGTAGAGGTCCGCTTCGATTTTTCCCATCGCGGCGTCAAGGCCCGTAAAGCCATAGCCGAGCAGGTGCATGGGAACGCCCTTGCAGTCGCAGTCCAGTTCCACGCCGGGCAAAACCGTCAGCCCGAGTTCCCGCCCCCTGGCCGCGGCTTCCGCCACCCCCCTGACCGAGTTGTGGTCCGTGAGGGAGGCGATGCTCACCCCGGCGGCGCGGCACCGGTCCATGAGTTCCGAAGGGGAAAACTCCCCGTCCGGGCTGTGGAGGGAGTGCATGTGCAGGTCTATTTTCATGTGGTCCATGGTGATCGCTCATATGGCGGGTGCGAGCCGCCGGAAAATCACGCGGCCTATCCCCTGATGCGGGGTGGCGGCGCGGACTCACTCTGCGCCGGGAGCCGGAAAAAAGCAACCGGCCCGGGGAAGGCCGGAGGTATAAAGACTCTCAGGGCGCTGTGTGGGGCGGCGGGCGGCGCGGCCCATAAACGAACCGGGCCGGGACTTGCGTCCCGGCCCGGAGGTTGGATGTTTGCGAGCTTGCGGATTACACGCCGGTGTCGGTGA
- a CDS encoding conserved hypothetical protein (Evidence 4 : Homologs of previously reported genes of unknown function): MDHMKIDLHMHSLHSPDGEFSPSELMDRCRAAGVSIASLTDHNSVRGVAEAAARGRELGLTVLPGVELDCDCKGVPMHLLGYGFTGLDAAMGKIEADLYRQEREAGALRMRKVKELGIAFDEEKVEALAAASFVGLITPEMIAETFLADPRNANNPLVRRYLPGGPRSDSPFVNFYWDHCGPGKAAYCPIRYIGFEEANGLIREHGGFSVIAHPAVTVGRDEALFQYMAACGVEGIEVWCGYHSVEDAGYYAAVAARHGLIPTVGSDYHGKTKPGVKLGAVSGSPDHAALSESVRAWL, from the coding sequence ATGGACCACATGAAAATAGACCTGCACATGCACTCCCTCCACAGCCCGGACGGGGAGTTTTCCCCTTCGGAACTCATGGACCGGTGCCGCGCCGCCGGGGTGAGCATCGCCTCCCTCACGGACCACAACTCGGTCAGGGGGGTGGCGGAAGCCGCGGCCAGGGGGCGGGAACTCGGGCTGACGGTTTTGCCCGGCGTGGAACTGGACTGCGACTGCAAGGGCGTTCCCATGCACCTGCTCGGCTATGGCTTTACGGGCCTTGACGCCGCGATGGGAAAAATCGAAGCGGACCTCTACCGCCAAGAACGGGAAGCCGGCGCCCTGCGGATGCGCAAAGTCAAGGAACTCGGCATCGCCTTTGACGAGGAAAAAGTGGAGGCCCTTGCCGCCGCCTCCTTTGTCGGCCTGATAACGCCGGAAATGATCGCGGAAACCTTCCTGGCGGACCCGCGCAACGCAAATAACCCTCTCGTCCGGCGATACCTGCCCGGCGGCCCGCGCAGCGACAGCCCCTTCGTCAATTTTTACTGGGATCACTGCGGCCCCGGCAAGGCGGCTTACTGCCCGATCCGGTACATCGGCTTTGAAGAGGCGAACGGCCTTATCCGGGAGCACGGCGGGTTCAGCGTCATCGCGCACCCCGCCGTCACGGTCGGGCGGGACGAGGCCCTGTTTCAGTACATGGCGGCATGCGGTGTGGAAGGGATAGAGGTCTGGTGCGGCTACCACTCGGTGGAAGACGCCGGGTATTATGCTGCCGTCGCCGCCCGGCACGGGCTTATCCCCACCGTGGGCAGCGACTACCACGGCAAGACGAAGCCCGGCGTGAAGCTGGGCGCGGTTTCCGGAAGTCCGGACCATGCCGCGTTGTCGGAGAGCGTGCGGGCCTGGTTGTAA
- a CDS encoding putative Proprionate catabolism activator, Fis family (Evidence 3 : Function proposed based on presence of conserved amino acid motif, structural feature or limited homology) gives MPPRIVLVSPSQKISERARRVAADLALDIDLVIHEAVGEAAVSLAKEVERQGADVIVSRGINCPIIQNAVQTPVVEMPVTGQDLATALHGAKKYTKLDRPRIALLAFTSVQHHVEVLAELLDIDLRIYPVINDQNFNREQVLRAKEDGAHIVVAGNLTGNLAREYGVPALLLDSGEVALSGALLEAQKLAYARRLEKVRSKRLQAAVDISQNGVLVLDAQGIIQAVNTEARRILHLEAGLEGRKASDVLPEELLAWCNRNEAVSDELLEINGTPLLLNANTVSEGTAVTDVIFTLQPVAAISELESKLRKSLHARGLACQYSFRDILGVSAAIQSTVATARSFAATDSPILLAGETGTGKELFAQAIHQVSPFASGPFVAINCAALPASLLESELFGHEEGAFTGARRNGKPGLFELAHNGTIFLDEISEMNQYGQTRLLRVLQERSTMRIGGDKYIPVTARVIAASNRDLPDLVERKRFRQDLYYRLNVLPLHIPPLRERRGDIAFLAGKFVEQFRMKYGAAIQLTPGMTALLEAHPWPGNVRELSGIIERLALLARTGPIREAHLESALRPERRRLVAASPVPSPAEPERQRILDSLDKNNGHIGRAAASLGMHRTTLQRKIRALGINLHRTAV, from the coding sequence ATGCCGCCAAGAATCGTCCTGGTTTCGCCAAGCCAGAAAATAAGCGAACGAGCCCGCAGAGTTGCCGCCGATCTCGCCCTGGATATCGACCTCGTCATACACGAGGCCGTGGGGGAGGCCGCGGTCAGTCTTGCCAAGGAGGTGGAGCGGCAGGGCGCGGACGTTATCGTTTCCAGGGGGATCAACTGCCCCATCATCCAGAATGCCGTCCAAACGCCGGTGGTTGAAATGCCCGTCACGGGGCAGGATTTGGCGACCGCCCTGCACGGCGCGAAAAAATACACCAAACTCGACCGCCCCCGCATCGCCCTGCTGGCCTTTACCTCGGTGCAGCATCACGTGGAGGTTCTGGCGGAGCTCTTGGATATCGATTTGCGCATCTACCCCGTCATCAACGACCAGAATTTCAACCGGGAGCAGGTTCTCCGGGCGAAGGAGGACGGGGCGCACATTGTTGTCGCGGGGAACCTCACGGGGAATTTGGCGCGCGAGTACGGGGTGCCCGCGCTGCTGCTCGATTCCGGGGAGGTTGCGCTCAGCGGAGCCCTGCTTGAGGCGCAAAAACTCGCCTATGCGAGACGCCTGGAGAAGGTCCGTTCGAAGCGGTTGCAGGCAGCTGTCGATATTTCGCAGAACGGCGTTCTGGTCCTGGACGCGCAGGGCATTATCCAGGCCGTCAACACCGAGGCGCGGCGCATCCTCCATCTGGAGGCGGGGCTGGAGGGGAGGAAAGCGTCCGACGTTCTCCCCGAGGAGCTCCTCGCATGGTGCAACCGCAATGAAGCCGTGAGCGACGAGCTTTTGGAGATCAACGGCACGCCGCTCTTGCTGAACGCGAATACCGTGAGCGAAGGCACGGCCGTCACGGACGTCATTTTTACCCTGCAACCCGTCGCGGCCATCAGCGAGCTGGAGTCAAAACTGCGGAAAAGCCTGCACGCCAGGGGCTTGGCCTGCCAGTATTCATTCCGGGACATTCTCGGCGTTTCCGCCGCCATCCAGAGCACGGTCGCGACGGCCCGCTCCTTCGCCGCCACGGACAGCCCGATTCTGCTGGCCGGGGAAACCGGCACCGGCAAGGAACTGTTCGCCCAGGCCATCCATCAGGTGAGCCCGTTTGCGTCCGGCCCTTTCGTGGCTATCAACTGCGCGGCGCTTCCCGCATCGCTGCTGGAATCCGAGCTGTTCGGGCACGAGGAGGGCGCGTTCACCGGAGCGCGGCGCAACGGCAAACCCGGTCTGTTCGAGCTGGCGCACAACGGCACCATTTTTCTTGATGAAATATCGGAGATGAACCAATACGGGCAGACCCGGCTGCTGCGGGTCTTGCAGGAGCGCAGCACCATGCGGATCGGCGGCGACAAATACATCCCGGTCACCGCGCGGGTCATTGCCGCCTCCAACCGCGACCTGCCGGATTTGGTGGAGCGCAAGCGCTTCCGCCAGGATTTGTATTACCGGCTCAACGTGCTGCCCCTGCACATTCCCCCGCTCAGGGAGCGGCGGGGCGACATTGCGTTTCTGGCGGGGAAGTTCGTGGAACAGTTCCGCATGAAGTACGGCGCGGCCATCCAGCTTACGCCCGGCATGACGGCCCTGTTGGAGGCCCACCCCTGGCCGGGGAACGTGCGGGAACTTTCCGGCATCATTGAGCGGCTGGCCTTGCTCGCCCGGACGGGGCCGATCCGTGAAGCCCACCTGGAAAGCGCGCTGCGGCCGGAACGCCGGCGGCTCGTTGCGGCTTCTCCCGTCCCGTCGCCGGCCGAACCCGAACGCCAACGGATTCTGGACTCCCTGGACAAGAACAACGGGCATATCGGCAGGGCCGCCGCCAGCCTGGGCATGCACCGGACGACACTGCAACGCAAAATCCGCGCGCTGGGCATCAACCTGCACCGGACGGCGGTGTGA
- a CDS encoding conserved hypothetical protein (Evidence 4 : Homologs of previously reported genes of unknown function): MSIISDLINNAVAPDVYPVRQAFPDDGIRDIPAAVAAALEKSGLAGAFSGGTIAIGVGSRGVANIAAVTRATVAWFRDKGAIPFVVPCMGSHGGATAEGQINMLASLGVTEDSANCPIRSSMDVVRLGELDNGLPVYMDTNAWNADGVFVINRIKAHTSFSGPNESGVLKMLTIGLGKQKGADAAHTYGNQAFAAIMPAMARMCMAKKPGILGALALVENERDHTCLVEAVPARNLEKRDAELLIYAKSRMPSIPLDRMDLLIVDRMGKNISGSGMDTNITGRHGSPAKHGGPEVSRLVVLELTPETKGNATGMGMADIIPRALAASINYEYTYANIITSNNLPYVRQPMVLETEEDAVRCGIKTCMGTPGAISLVRIRDTLSVDRMLVSKPVADLLRGHERCTVSAAPVPLRFSPDGQLDKTVWDTAFK, encoded by the coding sequence ATGTCCATTATCTCCGACCTGATAAACAATGCGGTCGCGCCCGACGTTTACCCTGTGCGGCAAGCATTTCCCGATGACGGCATACGCGATATTCCCGCGGCCGTTGCCGCCGCGCTGGAGAAGTCCGGCCTGGCCGGAGCGTTCAGCGGCGGGACCATCGCCATCGGGGTCGGCTCGCGCGGCGTCGCCAATATCGCCGCGGTCACGCGCGCGACCGTCGCCTGGTTCCGGGACAAAGGCGCCATACCTTTTGTCGTGCCCTGCATGGGAAGCCACGGCGGCGCGACGGCCGAAGGGCAGATCAACATGCTGGCCAGCCTGGGCGTGACTGAAGACAGCGCGAACTGCCCCATCCGTTCCTCCATGGACGTCGTCCGCCTGGGCGAACTCGACAACGGCCTGCCCGTCTACATGGACACTAATGCCTGGAACGCGGACGGCGTGTTCGTCATCAACCGCATAAAAGCCCACACCTCTTTTTCCGGCCCGAACGAGAGCGGCGTTCTCAAGATGCTGACCATAGGGCTCGGCAAGCAGAAAGGGGCGGACGCGGCCCACACTTACGGCAACCAGGCTTTTGCCGCCATCATGCCGGCCATGGCCCGCATGTGCATGGCAAAGAAACCCGGCATCCTCGGCGCGCTTGCCCTGGTTGAAAACGAGCGCGACCACACCTGCCTGGTGGAAGCCGTCCCCGCGCGGAACCTGGAAAAACGCGACGCGGAACTGCTCATCTACGCGAAAAGCCGCATGCCCTCCATCCCTCTGGACCGCATGGACCTCCTCATCGTCGACCGGATGGGCAAAAACATTTCGGGCTCGGGCATGGACACGAACATCACCGGGCGCCACGGATCCCCGGCCAAGCACGGCGGCCCGGAAGTTTCCCGCCTCGTGGTGCTTGAGCTCACGCCGGAGACCAAAGGCAACGCCACCGGCATGGGCATGGCGGACATCATCCCCCGCGCCCTCGCGGCATCGATCAACTACGAATACACCTACGCCAACATCATAACGAGCAACAACCTGCCTTACGTGCGCCAGCCCATGGTGCTGGAAACGGAAGAGGACGCCGTCCGTTGCGGCATCAAGACCTGCATGGGCACGCCCGGCGCCATCAGCCTCGTCCGTATCCGCGACACCCTTTCCGTGGACAGGATGCTCGTCTCCAAGCCCGTTGCCGACCTGCTCCGCGGCCACGAGCGGTGCACCGTTTCCGCCGCCCCCGTCCCGCTGCGCTTCTCCCCGGACGGGCAACTGGACAAGACCGTTTGGGACACTGCGTTTAAATAA
- a CDS encoding Dimethylmenaquinone methyltransferase: MANPGLRVKMSFTRPDPALVKQFAGIPVANIGDNMNRINCMNARVRPMNSAPLLGCAFTVKVRAGDNLLFHKAIDMAQPGDIVVIDAQNEQSYAIFGELMIMWLRRRGVTGVVVDGCIRDYDAISQMKEISVYATGITPNGPLKEGGGEINFPVMCGGLIVNPGDIIVGDSDGIVVINPADAADVLAKAKAQNAKEAKTMTDIENLAWDRAWVDAALKAKGCEFIA; encoded by the coding sequence ATGGCCAATCCCGGACTTCGCGTCAAAATGAGCTTCACCCGCCCCGATCCCGCGCTGGTCAAGCAATTTGCCGGCATCCCGGTCGCCAATATCGGCGACAACATGAACCGCATCAACTGCATGAACGCCCGCGTGCGTCCCATGAACAGCGCCCCTCTGCTCGGCTGCGCGTTCACGGTCAAGGTGCGCGCCGGCGACAATTTGCTGTTCCATAAAGCCATCGACATGGCCCAGCCCGGCGACATCGTCGTCATCGACGCCCAGAACGAACAATCCTACGCCATTTTCGGCGAGCTCATGATTATGTGGCTGCGCCGCCGGGGCGTTACGGGCGTTGTGGTGGACGGCTGCATCCGCGATTACGACGCCATCAGCCAGATGAAGGAAATTTCCGTCTACGCCACGGGCATCACGCCCAACGGCCCGCTGAAGGAAGGTGGCGGCGAAATAAACTTCCCGGTCATGTGCGGCGGGTTGATCGTCAACCCCGGCGACATCATCGTGGGCGATTCCGACGGGATCGTGGTCATCAATCCCGCCGACGCGGCGGACGTGCTCGCCAAGGCCAAAGCCCAGAACGCCAAGGAAGCCAAAACCATGACGGACATCGAAAACCTTGCCTGGGACAGGGCTTGGGTTGATGCCGCGCTGAAAGCCAAGGGCTGCGAATTTATCGCGTAA
- a CDS encoding conserved hypothetical protein (Evidence 4 : Homologs of previously reported genes of unknown function), protein MRVHVTEMIHDKALAKLREHAEVVTWEDPSVRDLSKADGVIVRAAVVDRTMMENAPKLRVIGKHGVGVDAIDVAAARELGKTVVFTPHANMEGVAELAVAFMLASSRNIPLGHARLRAGACEKIAPKDLTGVELLGKTLGLVGLGRIGQRVGEICRNGFGMALVGYDPFLPDAKFAEWGITKAATVEELLPQADYISISVPLTKETANLINAERLALCKKTAILVNTARGGIVEEEALCAALQNGTLRAAASDVFANEPIRPENPLMSLPNFIAMPHIGASTEESLVRMGETVVDDVLRVLRGEAPLFPVA, encoded by the coding sequence ATGCGAGTACACGTAACGGAAATGATTCATGACAAGGCCTTGGCAAAGCTCCGTGAGCATGCCGAGGTCGTGACCTGGGAAGACCCCTCGGTCCGGGATCTGTCGAAAGCGGACGGCGTGATCGTGCGCGCGGCGGTGGTGGACCGGACCATGATGGAAAACGCGCCCAAGCTGCGGGTTATCGGCAAGCACGGCGTCGGCGTGGACGCCATTGACGTTGCGGCCGCCCGGGAGCTCGGCAAGACCGTGGTGTTCACCCCCCATGCGAATATGGAAGGCGTGGCGGAACTGGCGGTCGCCTTCATGCTCGCGTCGTCCCGGAACATTCCCCTGGGGCATGCCCGGCTGCGGGCCGGCGCGTGTGAAAAAATCGCGCCCAAGGATTTGACGGGGGTGGAGCTGCTGGGTAAAACCCTGGGGCTGGTGGGCCTTGGCCGCATCGGCCAGCGCGTCGGGGAAATTTGCCGCAATGGCTTCGGCATGGCCCTCGTGGGGTACGACCCGTTCCTGCCGGACGCGAAGTTCGCGGAGTGGGGGATAACCAAGGCCGCAACCGTTGAAGAGCTTTTGCCGCAAGCGGACTATATCAGCATCAGCGTCCCGCTCACCAAGGAAACCGCCAATCTCATCAATGCCGAACGGCTCGCCCTCTGCAAAAAAACCGCGATCCTGGTCAATACCGCCAGGGGCGGCATCGTGGAGGAGGAAGCCTTGTGCGCGGCCCTGCAAAACGGCACCCTGCGCGCCGCGGCCTCGGACGTGTTTGCCAACGAGCCGATCCGGCCGGAAAACCCGCTTATGAGCCTGCCCAATTTTATCGCAATGCCCCATATCGGCGCCAGCACGGAAGAAAGCCTGGTCCGGATGGGAGAAACGGTTGTGGATGACGTGCTGCGCGTTCTGCGCGGCGAAGCTCCCTTGTTCCCTGTTGCATAG
- a CDS encoding conserved exported hypothetical protein (Evidence 4 : Homologs of previously reported genes of unknown function) encodes MKRLVQMTSLVSSLALIVVLSCGVAFSAAPAKVKNFRLAHVNGVDSPQQKVAEYMNEMLAKKMPQYHIDIYPNSQLGGERDMTEAIQLGSLDLLVTATTPLANFVPTLMVGELLYLVQNYEHADKIYQGEIGAQFLKDINDAGMKGLGFAEVGFRHLANAKKPVNTLDDAIGMKLRVMENELHVAGWRALGVNAITMSWADAYAGMQQGTIDALEVPWSLMWSNSVYDISKNAAETFHIYTPQAFLMSEKAWKVLSAEEKAIWQECATEACRLTREYARNSNDRFRAQCEEKGMKVTRPDLAPWREKAKALYQQYDGKYGDMIRKIQALAK; translated from the coding sequence ATGAAACGTTTGGTGCAGATGACAAGCCTCGTATCCAGTCTCGCGTTGATCGTGGTGCTGTCCTGCGGCGTCGCCTTCTCCGCGGCCCCGGCCAAAGTCAAAAATTTCAGGCTCGCCCACGTCAACGGGGTGGACTCGCCCCAGCAGAAAGTAGCCGAGTATATGAACGAGATGCTGGCAAAAAAAATGCCCCAGTATCATATCGACATCTATCCCAACAGCCAGCTCGGCGGTGAGCGCGACATGACCGAAGCGATTCAGCTCGGCTCCCTGGACCTGCTGGTTACCGCGACCACCCCGCTCGCGAACTTCGTCCCGACGTTGATGGTCGGCGAACTGCTCTACCTCGTCCAAAACTATGAACACGCCGACAAAATATACCAGGGTGAAATCGGCGCGCAGTTCCTCAAGGACATCAACGATGCCGGCATGAAGGGGCTCGGCTTCGCCGAAGTCGGCTTCCGCCACCTTGCCAACGCCAAAAAACCGGTCAACACCCTCGACGACGCCATCGGCATGAAGCTGCGCGTCATGGAAAACGAACTGCACGTGGCCGGCTGGCGGGCCCTGGGCGTCAACGCGATCACCATGAGCTGGGCCGACGCTTACGCCGGCATGCAGCAAGGCACCATCGACGCCCTCGAGGTCCCGTGGTCGCTGATGTGGTCCAACAGCGTGTACGACATATCCAAAAATGCCGCTGAAACGTTCCACATCTATACCCCCCAAGCCTTCCTGATGAGTGAAAAAGCCTGGAAAGTCCTTTCCGCCGAGGAAAAGGCCATCTGGCAGGAATGCGCCACCGAAGCCTGCCGCCTGACCCGCGAGTACGCCCGCAACTCCAACGACAGGTTCCGCGCCCAATGCGAGGAAAAGGGCATGAAAGTGACCCGGCCCGACCTCGCGCCCTGGAGGGAAAAGGCGAAAGCCCTTTACCAGCAGTACGACGGCAAATATGGCGACATGATCCGCAAAATTCAAGCTCTCGCGAAATAA
- a CDS encoding membrane hypothetical protein (Evidence 5 : No homology to any previously reported sequences), whose translation MITKIFDRLQWGLNVFTALLLGSVCAIIFVQVIMRYVMGNSIAWSEELTRYMFVWIIFLGIHLGIRDGNQIKIDVLESMLKGKSAKALRLVQHLVSLAAVVACLVASIYLIRVGFRASSPTLRIPMWYAYLAFPVGFTVNIIEILRQMARIVQGWNLNEEGEAV comes from the coding sequence ATGATTACCAAAATTTTCGACAGACTCCAGTGGGGGCTCAACGTCTTCACCGCCCTGCTCCTCGGATCGGTATGCGCAATCATCTTCGTGCAGGTCATCATGCGGTATGTCATGGGCAACAGCATCGCCTGGTCCGAGGAACTGACCCGCTACATGTTTGTCTGGATCATCTTTCTCGGCATCCATCTCGGCATCCGGGACGGCAACCAGATCAAGATCGACGTGCTCGAAAGCATGCTCAAGGGAAAATCGGCCAAAGCGCTCCGCTTGGTCCAGCATCTGGTCTCGCTGGCCGCGGTCGTGGCCTGCCTTGTCGCGAGCATCTACCTCATCCGGGTCGGCTTCAGGGCCAGCAGCCCGACGTTGCGCATCCCCATGTGGTATGCCTACCTTGCGTTCCCTGTCGGGTTTACCGTGAACATCATTGAAATTTTGCGGCAGATGGCTCGTATCGTCCAGGGCTGGAATCTGAACGAGGAAGGGGAAGCGGTATGA
- a CDS encoding conserved membrane hypothetical protein (Evidence 4 : Homologs of previously reported genes of unknown function) yields MTLAATVLIVVMLATLIIGVPIGWGLTLASFAAIMVEDMPIAVLVQRMFTSMDAFTMLAVPAFLVAGDIMAQGSISKRLVDFANSIFGSLRGGLAIVAIVSCTIFAALTGSALATTAAIGAIMFPAMTQKNYPKDFTSSVLAIGGTLGPVIPPSVVFIFYAQATDLSVVKLFASGILPGIISCVGMCVVAVFVARRRNFPKEGHLSFATIVRATVKAFFALLMPLIILGGIYSGIFTATESAAMAVIYGLFVSVLIYSDVSFMDLAKLFMGTAKTTANLMILIAAANVFGYLVGYFNIPRLLQALVMAYAPNAFVFMVMCGIALLIAGMFMEAIAVTVILAPILHPLAVGFGIDPVHFACFMVFILCLGIATPPFAPSMFVACGISKEPFTRVTRQILPFIGEQVLVAILIGAFPFIATWLPSLL; encoded by the coding sequence ATGACTCTGGCAGCAACCGTCTTGATTGTGGTCATGCTTGCAACCCTCATCATCGGCGTCCCGATCGGCTGGGGCCTGACGCTTGCCAGCTTCGCGGCCATCATGGTCGAGGACATGCCCATCGCGGTGCTGGTCCAACGCATGTTCACCTCCATGGACGCCTTCACCATGCTCGCCGTGCCCGCCTTTCTCGTCGCCGGTGACATCATGGCCCAGGGCAGCATCTCGAAACGGCTGGTCGACTTCGCGAACAGTATCTTCGGCAGTTTGCGCGGCGGCCTGGCTATCGTTGCGATCGTCTCCTGCACGATCTTCGCGGCGCTGACCGGCTCGGCGCTCGCGACCACCGCGGCCATCGGCGCGATCATGTTCCCCGCCATGACCCAGAAAAATTATCCGAAGGACTTCACCTCGTCCGTGCTGGCCATCGGCGGCACGCTCGGGCCCGTGATCCCGCCGAGCGTCGTCTTCATCTTTTACGCGCAGGCAACCGATTTATCCGTCGTCAAACTCTTTGCCTCGGGAATTCTGCCGGGCATCATCTCCTGCGTCGGCATGTGCGTCGTGGCGGTGTTCGTCGCCCGCCGGCGCAATTTCCCCAAGGAAGGGCACCTCTCGTTCGCGACCATCGTCCGCGCGACCGTTAAAGCGTTCTTCGCGCTGCTGATGCCGCTTATTATCCTCGGCGGCATCTACTCGGGTATTTTCACCGCGACCGAATCCGCGGCCATGGCCGTTATTTACGGCCTGTTCGTCTCGGTGCTGATATACAGCGACGTCTCTTTCATGGATCTGGCCAAGCTCTTCATGGGCACCGCCAAAACGACCGCGAACCTGATGATCCTGATCGCGGCGGCCAACGTTTTCGGCTACCTCGTCGGTTACTTCAATATCCCGCGGCTGCTCCAGGCCCTTGTGATGGCCTATGCCCCCAACGCGTTCGTCTTCATGGTGATGTGCGGCATCGCCCTGCTGATAGCCGGCATGTTCATGGAAGCGATCGCCGTCACCGTCATCTTGGCGCCGATCCTCCACCCGCTGGCCGTCGGCTTCGGCATCGACCCGGTCCACTTCGCCTGCTTCATGGTCTTTATCCTCTGCCTCGGCATCGCCACGCCCCCCTTCGCCCCGAGCATGTTCGTGGCCTGCGGCATCAGCAAGGAGCCGTTCACGCGCGTAACCCGGCAGATCCTGCCGTTTATCGGCGAGCAGGTTCTGGTGGCGATTTTGATCGGCGCCTTCCCGTTCATCGCAACCTGGCTGCCCAGCCTGCTGTAA